In the genome of Spirochaetaceae bacterium, one region contains:
- the cas5c gene encoding type I-C CRISPR-associated protein Cas5c: MQGVQVYFEGQYACFTRPELKTERVSYDVPTPGAVRNMLQAIYWKPAIEWHIRSITVLKPIQFMTVKRNEVYGQQSESGGNKGGIIIENNRVQRNGLLLKDVAYIVDAYFTLTAKAGTEDTEEKHFAIIKRRLQNGQCFAQPFLGCREFSAFFREAQDVHTELEFIKAKGEQVAEIDYKDLGYMLYDVDYSNPQAKVLQPRYFEAKLINNVLTIEGVEVKQ; this comes from the coding sequence ATGCAGGGAGTACAAGTTTATTTTGAGGGCCAATATGCCTGTTTTACCCGCCCCGAGCTAAAAACCGAGCGGGTAAGTTATGATGTACCCACACCGGGTGCCGTACGCAATATGCTGCAGGCTATTTATTGGAAGCCGGCAATAGAGTGGCATATCCGCTCTATCACGGTGCTAAAACCTATTCAGTTTATGACGGTAAAACGTAATGAGGTGTACGGCCAGCAAAGCGAAAGCGGTGGAAATAAGGGCGGTATCATTATTGAGAACAACCGCGTGCAACGTAACGGTTTACTGTTAAAAGACGTGGCTTATATAGTAGACGCTTACTTTACCTTAACCGCTAAAGCAGGAACGGAAGACACCGAAGAAAAACACTTTGCTATCATCAAACGGCGTTTACAAAATGGCCAATGCTTTGCCCAGCCCTTTTTGGGCTGCCGTGAGTTTAGTGCCTTTTTTAGAGAGGCTCAAGATGTACATACTGAGCTTGAGTTTATTAAAGCTAAAGGTGAGCAAGTTGCAGAAATTGACTATAAAGATTTAGGGTACATGCTTTATGATGTGGATTATAGTAACCCTCAAGCTAAAGTTTTACAGCCGCGTTACTTTGAGGCAAAATTGATAAATAATGTGCTTACAATAGAGGGTGTAGAGGTAAAACAATGA